accattcacattaaatgataaatttaatttatcttttaaattaaattataccatataaatattttatgtcaTCAacgaaaaatagaatttttcgttATTGAGAGACGTGCTAAACATACCAAAAGCATATTTTTGGTGGGCGTTTGATATGACGTTCTATTTTGTGCTTGCCATTCACACGCTTCGCGTAAAGTTTAGTATCAACGGGAAGGCTTTACGTCGAAAAAACGTATCCACAAAAGAGCTGAACCAAGAAAAAATATGCAATAGTACTTCCAGCTTTGGGTTTGGTATTGAaagcaatctctctctctctcacacacacattcATAATAAGTTACAACTTTTGGGTCTACCACTAAAATCTAGCTTCACTTTCAAGTAAATAATGCAGAGTTATGATTGGATAAGGAGGAACAATGAATTCAACCATGGGGGACCTGAACCTCCATAAGCCTTTTAACATGTATGGGTTAAAGCAGAACATTTCATCTTGATAACGTAAATAATGTTGTTATTGAGTTCCcataaagagaaaaagagaacatAGTGAGCAGTGCAGTTCTTTTTTGCACGTTACAACTAAACCATTTCCTTATTCCATTTTTACATGTATCGATCCAGGCTTCCCACAAAAGGATATCCAAATCACCCAACTCTCAACCTTCAGATTACAACAATTCTTGATTGCCATAAAGCAAAAGGAATTAGTCATCAACAAATTTAGAGTAAGTTTAATGTCTGTAACTCCATATTATGTTCCAACATTTTGTAATTTGATTAATGCTGAGGAAGGAGACATCAGGTGGCTTCAAGGCACCATTTAAAGACAAGAATTGATAGCAGTAGTTAGTTGAGTTGTGGCAGACAAAGAATCTAGGCCTTCAACTCAGTGTCAAATGGGCATAAAGCGGAGTCGAAGAAAGAACACAAAGTCTTTAGTTAGAGAGAAGCATCTCACATGGCTTGGGACCCCTGGATGTCTCTCTAGGTCCATTACAAGAGAGGTTTACCCTTTGGAGAGAGATGGATTATGTAGCTAAGCCAGCTGGTTTAAAGCTTCACTTCCCGTCATTTGGAAAGAAAACAACAAGGTTGATCCATTTTGATATTTTCTCttcatattacaaatttaaaagagGAGAAATGCAATATCTGTAAATGGAATtacgaaaatcaattttataaattgacatagtttaatatgatatatcatatatattctacaattaaaagaatttataatttaacgtaccaGATCAAAACATATCAATTAGTTtgtgagataattttttaaaattcattttgtaaATCAAGCATTTCCTTTTAGGAAGATTGTGGTGGTAGCACCGCATGTATAAACTCAATGAAAGCTACAACAAAATTCAAACTATAAAttgtaaacaattttttttcctgataagTATCGTGGTCTTTACAAACTATAAATGTTGTACCAGGACTTTTTGAAAAAGCACGCTCTTTGACAATGTCAGCGAAAGGTCGCGAAATATATAGCCACATGCTAGCAAGGCTTAAAAAGTAACCAACCTATTGTGGCTAGAAAGCAACATACACTATCTATCTTCTCACGATATCTTCACTGgataaatctatttattattcatgCATATCATCTCTGTCTACACTTCTTTCCCCTAAACCAATAAATTCCACACATGTTCTCTACTTGCCCACAAACGAAGATTCTTTGTTATCAAGTAGTTCAAGGATACGATTGCACATTGCCATAAAGATTAAAGCGGACATTTCCATACCAACCTAGTGGAAGAAATTTCGAAGGAAAAACGAAACCTCAAGCCTGGATCAGTAgcaaatatctctttgcatggtCGAACCAAATCAATTCTTTCTTTAACGATTTGATTGAGGAATTATCATTGCACCAAAAAGAAAGGGTAACCATAACTCCCGGGAtttaaaaataacttatttagaaagggaaaataaaaaggTCATGCTAGTGTGTTATCATGTACAAACacctttaacaaaaaaattacttacaaaagCATTCCTTCAGTTGCTGCTGCGATAAAGCTGACGTTTAAAAGTAGGCAATCCTTAAACTGACGTAGCGACTTGTATTCACCTTTAATTATGGCCAAAAAATTTCAAGTCTTCAAGGAAAAGCCAGCAAACCTATGCAGCAGCCGCTAGTAGTATCGGGGATGGGGAGGAGCATAACCCCCAGAATACTGCAATTCATTAGGAATATTGCCATATGGAGGCCTTGGACTTGGAGTTCCGTAAGCTGAACCTGTGAAAGGCAGAAGCAAATAATGTGGCtgagttaattattattagtatGGTTGCGTGCAGTTACCCACAACAACAATGGTATGTAAAAATCTTTCTATCATTCTGTCTCTCCAAGAACATACACAAAACGCATTCATACACGTATATAAGCAAATAATTGATTGAAGTGTACCCACCTAATGCGCTTGGCAGAGGCCTGGGAACAAATGTGGGGGATCTTGGTGCCTGCAGATCAGCTCCAGGACCTCCAATGTCATTATAATTCCCACCATGACCGCTGTAAGAGTACGGCATGGTACTTGCACTTCCAACTGGAGAGGGTTCAATCATACTACTCCCGTAGGGGTAAGCAGCAGCACCAGGAATGTTATTATTGGCTTCAATGTTAGATCTGCTGTAGGGGCCACCCATTCCATAACCCAAAGTTCTTGTTGCTTGCAGACTAGCTCCACGACCTCTATTGTCGTTAAAATGCCCACCAAGAGTGCTGTATGAGAGTGGCATTGTACTTGCACTTCCAACTGGGAAGGGTTCAATCATACTACTCCTGAAGGGATAAGGGGCAGTACCACAACTAGGAATGCCACCGTAACTCCCAGAGCATCCAGCATCATCTCTAGGAAGAGAACTTTCATAACTCCAGTTTCCAGGAGCAGCAGCTACCCTAACTACAGCAGGATATTGATTGCCTTGATATGCTTGAAGACTTGATTCTCTACTTGCATGTGGCCCACCCTGTTGATATGCTGTATTCACCTAGGAATTTATGCATATACATTCTGTGACTTCCAAGACTGGTTGTTTTATTGGAACTTGTATCAAATGgtcaacttatcaaaaaaatttgaactttCAAAAGGCAATTAAAACTCCAGCCACTGATACAAACAAGTATTGACCATTGTTACAAACTCAAAGATGATGAATGAACAATTTCTACTTACATGGTTGGGCCCTTGAGAATTAGATGCATGGAAAGGTGAGTTATGCCAATGTCCTCCAGAGACTGAAGAGTGAAACATCACTCATATCATATCCATATAAAGATATTAACACAGAGCAAGTTCCCAAATTCAAAGTTAGATAAGGTAAGACAAAAACCTGCTAAAGCCACCTGATCTTGAGGCAAGAATCCGGTAACTTCCTTGACAGAACTTTTCCgataataagataaagagttattTGAGTTCAGATTGGTAGCAGAAGCAAAAGTGTGCTTCATCTGATCCAAATGTCTCTGGGACTCTGCTGGATTGAGTTCTACGAAGATGACCTTACAAAGGAGATTAAATCATTAGCAACATTTCAATGAACAGATACCAAAATCCAAGTTGGTAGATAATTACCTGATCAAAATACTCGTCTGACCCAGGCATATCCTTGCTGCTTGGCAAAACATAATTCACTGCCAAAACATTATTCAGGAGAACATGAAGTGATAAATTAATGAGGGAAAGAACCAAGCACTGATGGAAACAAAGTGGAGTAATATAACTAAATAAAGACAAGAACAAGATGTCGTCATAGGAAAATACCCAACATTTCCTTTACTGCATCAGCTGGTACCTCCTTTCCCATTTCTTTGAATCTTTTATCAGCACGAAATTTCAGCTCTTCTGGCCTTGGAAATACCACTACAGCAACCTGGGGAAAAACACAAGTCATTGatgaagattaaaaaatatataaagcatCCTCCCAATATAAAAATCTGGCACAAACATGTCAATTGGTAGTTACCTTCTGAAAGAAGGCAAATGGCTTCAGTTTACGTTTACGTGCATTCTTGTAAACATTTGTCTGATCAATTATGTAGTTGCGAGGTGTTTTGGCAGCACGAGATAAAAGGGTATTAAAAATCCCAGTTGCTTTGTCCATTAGACGATCAAATCGTTCACTATAATTGTGCTTGCGCATTAATCCCGGCACCTGTATGAAGATTCAGCTCTATCAagcaagaagatatgaaaatatTGAGCAGAAAGATGAACAGAACTGCTAGAATATCTATTCAGAGCCATTGATACAACAtgagccaaaaaaataaaaacaaaaaacaggaCATAAACCTTCATTTGATCCAGAATTAGGTTTGTCCCAAGCAAAACGTATCGCTTCTCAGGGTGCTCGTTTATCCATTTTTCTGCCCATGTAGTCTTTCCCGAGGCAGGTAAACcaaccatcatcatcacttcACAATCATCTGGCTTAGAAGAAGTGGGGCCCATCATTGCATTTCCATCTTCAAGAGCAGAAGCCCAAGGCTTATAATCTTTTTCAGGAACAAGTCCCTCTTCAACACTGAACTGCAACTGGACCACAACATTTTTCAGTAAGACATGGGGAAAGAGAGCTGATTCCCATTGTAACTTTCTTGTCGGAGAGTCCAGCACTCCAAGACCCCTTGGACCAGCATCAAATTGCTTTGCAGTACCCAGCCATTTACCATTCTTGGAGAAACCAATTAAAGCCAATGGTTTATTTTCAAGATCAACTGCACAGACAATTGTATCGCCAATCCCAAACTTTTCACCATAATCTAAAAATTCACCTGCACTTGAAATTTTTCCCGTGCCCCCAAACCCAAAGCTGTGTTTAGTTTCCCCTAGGTTCCCCACATTATCATCCCCTCTAGAAATGCCTACACGGCAAACATGCAGCTCCTCAGGGGCAGTGTCCACAATATCAACTGGCTGCATTGCAATAATTTTGCAACCAAAACAGTATTTCCCACGAGTTATTCCAACATTACCACGAGCACCAGACCAGCAATAAGCAAACCCCTGCTCATGGAGTGCAGATCCTTGAAGACCATTGCCTACAATGTTGAAATCTGGAGACAAGGTAACAATTCAAATCAACTATCAGACAATTCTGGAATCTGTTTATTTTCGGATAGGTCAATCCATGCAAAAACATACATCTAAAAAAGcatagaaacaaaagaaaaggccATCTCTGAGTTTGCACAGATGGTATATATTCctcatttgaaagaaaaagtgaTAGATTAACAAGCTCCACCAATCCTTTGCATTCTTAGGTGTCAGAAAACAAGATTTCCATATTTGTAATCAAAGGTTCGAAAACACAATCCTGTCCTAAAAGCAATTTATCAATTTACCTATTCAGGTGAACCGGTTTAGCATTTATGTAATCAAAGGTTCAACCATCATTATATTGCAATCTATAAGCATTTCAAGTTTCCCATAAACTTTTCAACAAGGGAATTTAAATAACAGTAATTCCATACATTCCTGATCAGAAATTCCGAACCATTTACACCCCCATCCCAATTAGTAACTGCGAGATTTATTACAAGAAACCTTGTTTAATCCAAATTCTTTCTATTTctgtaatttcttattttatatcaGTTTTTCTGTTTCTGTAAATTGAAAAAGTCCAACTCAACCAATTGAATCACCTTGGTGGGGGCTATGGCGTtgatttttggcatgatgtttggtgtggtgcaAGGGCTCTTCAGCATGTTTTCCCACTCTCTACTGGATTGCAAGTGACAAGAGGCTTTGGAAGAGTATTTGACATGTAAGGTACCTCCCAAGATTGCTTTCGTTGCTGCTTGGATTGCGTCTCTTGGGAAAATCCTCACCATTGAAAATTTGTGGAAATGGTGAACGTTCTATGGGTGAGTTTAGGGATTTTTTATTTAGCACTTTATGTTTTATGGTGAATAATCTTAAGGGATggaaatatttgtaatgttttattttagtacCTTTTAGCTATaccttgtatttaggtgtactCACTTGTACACATCCTGTGTACTTTAGTTATGCCTATTTACTAGAATAAAATCTCTAAttaactatcaaaaaaaaaagaaaattgtggaAATGGGGTCTCATCATTATGGATTGGTGATTCTTGTGCAAGAAAGAGGGGGAATCTATAGATCATCTActgttacattgtgaggtggctaggaTTTTTTGGGGGTGCCATCTTTAACCAGACTTGTGTGGCATGGGTCATGCCGGGAAGAGTAGTGGATATTTTTAAGTGTTGGACAGGTCTTCGGGTCCACATCGCCGCTGTGTGGAAAATGATCCCTCATTGTATTAGGTCGTGTTTGCGGAtggagagaaatgatagttgcttTGAAGACTGGGAGCGTTCCTTGGACGAGTTGAAGAGATTCTTTTTTAACACACTATTTTCCTGGGCTTTGGTCATTGTTTGTAATGGGGACagatttcataattttcttgtatCCATCCCCCCCCTTTTATTTTGACATAGCTTGTATCCATCCCTAATGCTTAGAACATTGGCAATGGATTCTTTAtcttcatatgtaaaattacatgttttgaagattgattttgaatatgaagaaaaattcctacattggattatgtattttttgatcaaataataataaaataataaagagagaggagaaaaaagaaaagagagaaaaagagagaagagagagttggaaggagagagaaaaaaaataaaataatatttgaagaaggaaaaggacatctttaaagatgaataatcactgtttatagttatttaaaattataaagatagaTAAGTCAATGTAAGTGATTTTAAAGcaagtttattcaaatttgagatAAACCAATGTAAGTGATTTTAAAGcaagtttattcaaatttgaaaataaaaataaagacgaATAAACCATTGCTAGTGCTCCTAAaacagtgattattcatctttaaagatgtcctttttctttttcaaatattattttatttttttctctctccttccaactctctcttctctctttttctctcttttcttttttctcttttttctctttattattttattattatttgatcaaaaaatacataattcaatatagaaatttttcttcatattcaaaatcaatcttcaaaacatgtaattttacatatgaagaTAAAGAATCTATTGCCAATGCTCTGGTTACTAGGTGTATTCTATATATACTTCTCGTGTGCTTGGGCTGTTGGGCTGCctttattatcataaagttttacttttactataaaaaataaaataaaataaaataaaaggattaCCCAGGATAATTTCATCTGAAATGAGGGTACATATTCATAAAAAACGATTCAAAAATTCCAATTTTCCCATCACCTCTTCAGCAActaattataaagaaatataaagaaatgttTTTAGGAAATTCTTTGGAAGGAAAGGAagattatatatgattataccGATCGAACAAGAACGTTTATAATAGTAGAATGAAGTGGCAAGATGAAGGAAAAATACCTAAGTTGCAGTCCGCAGGGTTGAGCACCACGCGCTGTGTGAGCTTTGATTCCGAAGACTCTGTTATGTCTTCAATTTTCGCCTTCTTCGCCTCCTGTCCGTATTCTAAGGGAAGTCCGTGTTTCTTCGTCGACGCCATGGGAACGATCGGAGAGctagagagaaagagacagagagagcgagagagcgCGAAATGGACGACCAAAGAGTGAGGGTGATCTTGAGGAGCATATTGATGGCGTCATGGGAATAAAGGGCAACCGTCGGATAAATTTCTGAGAAACCGACTCAAGGGTATGGGCTCGTTGGGTCGCTTCGGTTAAAAGATTGGAAACCCACTATAGGCCCAGTTATGGTCTGGAAGAAAATGAGTTTCTGGACTCTTGCGTGGGCCAACCTCAAGCCCGAATCAACATGCTTCCTtttaaaaactaagaaaaattttaaacataaaccTATACACTACATaccatactttttttaattttttttcttttatcaaacggttggtatataaataatgagtaaaaaaattttaattagttaataaaaataaactcaaaaaaattttgaaaacaattaaaaaaataaataaataatatgtgaTGTGTTGGCTTATGTGTAGCAAGGCTCAAAATCCAAATATTTAATAGGTtgagaacaaataaaataaaaaaatgtaaccAATTGGAGTCGGATTCTTGGATAGCAACTTTgacaagagtaatgctacatacagtcgtggaatgtGTAAACGTTGtataatcgctttgaaaaataatggactccacaattaaaaagttagtttttttttttcatgtgggtctcatattaattcacttttttcaaagagactgtgcaacgcttgcacaaccacgactgaaaatatcatttctccgCTGACAAAATCTGTGCTCAACTCTACTGTAAATACTATTCcaaaattattcaataaaaaaattggatAGGATCCTCCACTAGTTCGAAGTCTATCATTGTGGAGTTTAAATCACAActattgattttaaattaaatgaatgaaatgagGCAATTCAGTATTTACTACCTAAAAAATGTACACATTAAATAGGTAAAATGTGGTAACTAATTATAGTAAATGTTGAACGGCCCAAATTATGAAcaatctatttaaaaattaacccTTATGATTTCAATTCTTTCACAAGATGGAGTAAGTTAAGAAATTTGAACATCTTTATCTATTATACTCTATCCCATTTTCTATCTAGGTTTACAAATATTTGGCATGTAGGTTTAAAACTAGATTGATCACTCAAAAAGCATTCACCCATAAACCAGTTACTagcacaaataaaataaaataaaataaagaaatccaACCAATGTTTATCAGaaaataagatgcaatattaTGGTCCAGGGTTACAACTTTTCATCCCTCTCATTGGTTAAAATGATATGCAATATTATGCTTTGTTCCATCTAAAATCACAAAAGGTTCACTAGAAACTAGAAAAAGTGCTTAACatattgaaacaaaataaaagagagaaagattgagagagttttaaatttaagagccaaaatatattagttttccTCCTGTTAAATCGTGTATAGCAGGAATCAGAACTAGTTTTCTATTATCAAGTCTTGCAAAGCTGTCCTTTATTAGATTTCCGTTAGATACTTTGTGATgacttttgagtgtattttcgctgaaataattgtttttattttaattaatatattagtttaattattttaatttatttgcgttttaaaattagtttttaatttatttgatgttgtgttttatttcttttagttgttttgtggtttttaatctctttttggcggtttagttttacTTCCCGGAATGAagattagatctcctcttttccctacatctcttttcctttttcctttctttttctttttcctttttctctttttccttctcttctttttctttttcttctttttctttttttcttttttttcctcctgcTTCCCGCGTcgtccccccccgagctctctctctctcttctctctccctcacggccgaaACCTTCTCTCTGtcggcccaccgccgtccggccaccatttggctcgccaccggtcccattctcttcgtctcccttcggcgcaccacccctccgaagttcagccccaaccggccggccgtttggccgtaATAGccctccaaagcctccacggattttgctccgatccgccgccgtcgctccacctccggccaccatttcttcaccacttcatcaccggtctcttgccgtcctaacccacccatttccggcctccaacgaccaccggaacagctcctacgagcttagtcttcgattttcattttccggccatttccggcgattccgccgccacccacggccgttcatcacttccaatagcttcacaaccatccctagaccattccctatcaatttcgtgacctagtttgtccccgttcaaaagtgggtttttcaaacccacggccacagtgaattttcactgtgacgttgctttttcgccgccgtttgcaacgccgcttgttttctaaaattaccatatagcactgtaagtattttccaaaccctattttcagatttaaatatatatcgctcattcaatttatttattgttgttggttgttgattccggactgagtccgaggagtttcgggggtcggatggatggaggacggagttgcctgtttaattgttttatgttgtttgattattttattatgcattgttatggctttgcatggtgcatgcacgtgtgtttgtggaattgtctgaaaagcctgtgtattggcgtaagtgtattacgGGTGCgggtgtatcacgagcccaagccgggatgggttattatctcggtggagctcctctggtcactcgagagcggaataaactgagtgatgtcccctgagttgtcgctagacgacgggagcgggactgggggatgcttggctacgaacgcgccggggcgcggaaccgggcatcgccctactcaccgactccgtggcccttcgctggcgagggctagaggatgcttggctacgaacgcgcggggcgcggaactgggaatcgctcgttaggtgtcacatgcgtagtggtactctgcggtgtggcactggagccagggtgtgcggatgacccctaggggaggtcatggtgcatgcggttaaaattggataatggtttgagatgccaaatgggatttttggcgtgtgtggaaaactatgttttatgggctttgtgcattgggcatgtttcatgcatattgtttgagttctatgtgtttttatccggtagtgtttgggttttacttacctgcggtaccatttttggttctgtagcttttggtgcagagttcgaggaggaggaggaggaggctgagcccgaggatgcggctccgccgggttgctgatgctatgttttatctttgtttaaaactgtatttgtgtttttgtaatattttatctatgtacgttttaaacagcttgtattacgttaagaaaattctggtacttagttatgactttcgttatccgctgcgtgttctttcgtgcacatttgttgcctttgcacacacttgtcacccgtcgatgggatggtgacccgggttgtcaccatccggacgtctcgatttccccgtattcgggcgtggggatttgggggcgtcacaggtggtatcagagcggtttggctctgggtaaaaccacatgtcccgtaggcagtaccagaatgctttttaaagttgtgttttaaaatttatgttaagtatagttgttttatttgttttatttgtttgagcttgtttgcttgtttttatttatttagttatgtttttgcatgttggtttcttttgtttcttgctgtgtagtgttgtttttgttttgttggttttatgatggttttatttgttttcttcaaggagggtcaagagtggtgttgtggcaggattatggggagaccaaggaaaaatactcaggaaccacgggataatacctccagggatgactccctagccgaagcaatacgacagatgacagaatttatgcagcagagtgcgaggtctcaacagaccgggccttggccacaacaaggaccttggccacaacaagggggtccttggccaccatcaggaggaccttatccaccgtcaggagagccttgtccgcaacaaggagggttttggccacaaccgggaggtccttggccatatcagggagggccttggatgtatccaggagggtccagtagcatggtgcaagctggatgcacctatgagcgcttcctggcgcataggactccacacttcactggaaatgaggatccacttcaggctggaaaatggatcaaagatctggagaaaacttttgaggtgtgtggatgcactgaggcacagcaagtactctacgccagttatcttttgcaaggtaccgcttctgattggtgggataccaagagggtgttgttggaatctgaactgggatctttcgctgcggtgacctggcagcgtttcaagaa
This sequence is a window from Carya illinoinensis cultivar Pawnee chromosome 9, C.illinoinensisPawnee_v1, whole genome shotgun sequence. Protein-coding genes within it:
- the LOC122276718 gene encoding heterogeneous nuclear ribonucleoprotein U-like protein 1 — translated: MASTKKHGLPLEYGQEAKKAKIEDITESSESKLTQRVVLNPADCNLDFNIVGNGLQGSALHEQGFAYCWSGARGNVGITRGKYCFGCKIIAMQPVDIVDTAPEELHVCRVGISRGDDNVGNLGETKHSFGFGGTGKISSAGEFLDYGEKFGIGDTIVCAVDLENKPLALIGFSKNGKWLGTAKQFDAGPRGLGVLDSPTRKLQWESALFPHVLLKNVVVQLQFSVEEGLVPEKDYKPWASALEDGNAMMGPTSSKPDDCEVMMMVGLPASGKTTWAEKWINEHPEKRYVLLGTNLILDQMKVPGLMRKHNYSERFDRLMDKATGIFNTLLSRAAKTPRNYIIDQTNVYKNARKRKLKPFAFFQKVAVVVFPRPEELKFRADKRFKEMGKEVPADAVKEMLVNYVLPSSKDMPGSDEYFDQVIFVELNPAESQRHLDQMKHTFASATNLNSNNSLSYYRKSSVKEVTGFLPQDQVALAVSGGHWHNSPFHASNSQGPNHVNTAYQQGGPHASRESSLQAYQGNQYPAVVRVAAAPGNWSYESSLPRDDAGCSGSYGGIPSCGTAPYPFRSSMIEPFPVGSASTMPLSYSTLGGHFNDNRGRGASLQATRTLGYGMGGPYSRSNIEANNNIPGAAAYPYGSSMIEPSPVGSASTMPYSYSGHGGNYNDIGGPGADLQAPRSPTFVPRPLPSALGSAYGTPSPRPPYGNIPNELQYSGGYAPPHPRYY